The Desulfallas thermosapovorans DSM 6562 genome segment AAGGTATATAACCCAGTCAGGGTCCATTTCGATCCGGCAAGGTAAAAAATGGTCCCCAATCTTTATCTCGAAGCACTCTCCGCAATGTAAAGCAAATGGCTTGGAATAAACATCCCAGACATCCCAGCGATCGGTTTGGATATTGTACAAAATTCGCCCATCTCGTTTCCATGGTATCATGTGGGTATCACATCCCATTCTCTTGCGCTGCAATGCGGATAATCTCAGCGTCAACCTGTTCGGCTTTTCTCATATAGCCATGCAGCAAGGCGTGAGTCCCTAGTTTGTTGATCAGCCGGGGATAACCTTGTGTACAAGCGGCAATGGCTTCGAGAGCAGCATCGGTAAAGATGGGATGCTTGGCTCCGGCAAGGGTCATGTGGTGTAGCACATACCCTTTTACCTCCTCCTTGTCCAGCGGCTCAATATGATGGCTTAAGAGTAGCCGTTGGGCGAGTGGACGGTTATGGTTTAGCGCCAGCCGGTCCCGCAAATATGGCAAACCACAAAGCAGAAGAATAAACGGGTTGTGCGAGTCCATTTGGAAATTGAATATCAAACTTAAATCGCTCAGGAAAACATCCTTGGCCATCTGCATCTCATCCAGAATAAAAACCGGCGTGATCTTCCGCTCGTAAAACAAAACCGTAATCGTTTGTTGAATCTGGCGAAACAAATCGACCTTGCGATTTTTCGGTTCTTCTCCAAGGCCGAAGGCCAGTCCCCGGTAAAAATCGTTCACCGATCCTGTAGAGAGTGGAAAGTATACAACCTTGTACAGCGATTTATTCAATGAATCAGTAAATACACGTAACGTATAAGTTTTTCCGGCTCCTGGTTCACCAACGAAAATTCCCATGCCGCGCACCTGTTTCATGTAATTCAAGCACCCTAGGGCTTCCTGATGCGGCGTAGATACATAGGCATCGGACACCTTCAACTCCTTGGAGAACGGGGCGGCAGCCAGAGAATAAAAAGCTTTATACATCGTCCCCATCCTCCTTCGCATGCAGTTCTCTAAACGATAATGAAGAGCGATGGCGCTTCATATGAGCGTTGTCATGGAAGCTGACCACCACAGCTTGAGCAACTGCTTTGCCATCCTCATAAAGATGAACGCCTCTTTCGTCATAGCGCAGCTCCACTTTCCGTCCCGCATAAATATCGGGTACCTCATACAGCCGGTTTTCAAGGGAAAAAGTGGCGTCATGTTTGACCTTGCGAAAAGCACGTTTGAGAAATACGGAATCAAGTGCTAAGGGGTCATCTACGGTGCGGATACTATCCACTTGCGACAAATACACTTCCAGCGGCATCCGACCATTCAGCGAGGCATGTGGTTTGCGGTGGTAATCCTCCTCAAGCCATCTCCAGAATCGCTCATTAAGCTCATTAAGCGAAGAGGCCGGACTTGCTTTGAGCAGTGTGTAGAATCTGGTTTTGCAAGTGCGAAACATGCGTTCTATTTTACCCTTGGCCTGGGGATCATAGGCTTGGGTATGTAGTAGTTGAATCCCTAGAGATGCACAAGCAAATTGCATAATCTGGGAACGAAATATTTTTCCATTATCTGTATATATTATCCTCGGAATACCGCGCCGGATCAATGCCTCTTTCATCACCATACGCAACCCATCAAATTTTTCAGATGGCACAAACATCGCATAGGGTACGAGCCTGGAGCAGTCATCAATGAAAGCTATTAGATAAGTACGTACCACTTTCCCTCCGATGCGAAGGCGCGGTCCTTCACTTGCATCGGTTTGCCAGAGGGCATTCACCTTAGCGTGGGCAAACCGCTTGCGTTCCGTTGTTTTTGGCGTTTCCTTACCCAGCAATCCCTGCTTTTTAAGGAAACGGTGAATTGTAGAGTAAGATACCTCTTTGGGAAATACATCACCTTGTTCAATCAATTGATCATAGAAAACAGTGACAGGCATCCAAAGCCGCTCTTTACGCAGCGCCAGTATATAGTCTTGTTGATCAGACGAAAGAGTGCGCAACTGACCTCGGTCACTACGTCGGGCCGGTTTTAGACCATCGAAACCTTGCCTGCGGTAAAGCAAAAGCCATTCAAGAATCGTCTTGGCAGCATAGGCCCTTTCCCCGTAATGCGGCACTTCATGTTTTTTAGCGGATTGCTCGGCCAAATAGACCTCTCGATCGACTTGTTCATTCAACAATGGTGCAATTATCCCATAACGAAACAACGCAATCTTTTCCCTTATGTTTTCATCCACTTGGTTATAGCCTCCTTGTGAAGGGTAGGCTAGCCGGCTAACCATTATTTTCATTAT includes the following:
- a CDS encoding ExeA family protein; this encodes MYKAFYSLAAAPFSKELKVSDAYVSTPHQEALGCLNYMKQVRGMGIFVGEPGAGKTYTLRVFTDSLNKSLYKVVYFPLSTGSVNDFYRGLAFGLGEEPKNRKVDLFRQIQQTITVLFYERKITPVFILDEMQMAKDVFLSDLSLIFNFQMDSHNPFILLLCGLPYLRDRLALNHNRPLAQRLLLSHHIEPLDKEEVKGYVLHHMTLAGAKHPIFTDAALEAIAACTQGYPRLINKLGTHALLHGYMRKAEQVDAEIIRIAAQENGM
- a CDS encoding DDE-type integrase/transposase/recombinase — its product is MDENIREKIALFRYGIIAPLLNEQVDREVYLAEQSAKKHEVPHYGERAYAAKTILEWLLLYRRQGFDGLKPARRSDRGQLRTLSSDQQDYILALRKERLWMPVTVFYDQLIEQGDVFPKEVSYSTIHRFLKKQGLLGKETPKTTERKRFAHAKVNALWQTDASEGPRLRIGGKVVRTYLIAFIDDCSRLVPYAMFVPSEKFDGLRMVMKEALIRRGIPRIIYTDNGKIFRSQIMQFACASLGIQLLHTQAYDPQAKGKIERMFRTCKTRFYTLLKASPASSLNELNERFWRWLEEDYHRKPHASLNGRMPLEVYLSQVDSIRTVDDPLALDSVFLKRAFRKVKHDATFSLENRLYEVPDIYAGRKVELRYDERGVHLYEDGKAVAQAVVVSFHDNAHMKRHRSSLSFRELHAKEDGDDV
- a CDS encoding DUF5348 domain-containing protein, with product MGCDTHMIPWKRDGRILYNIQTDRWDVWDVYSKPFALHCGECFEIKIGDHFLPCRIEMDPDWVIYLSNTRFHLHPKASYRIRVE